The DNA segment AATGTCATTACATTATTTACTCTAGTgttactaattttattattcaatCTAGTATCCTTGACATATCTTAtaataatagaagagaaaaattaacaatgaTTCAAGAGTCTATTGACCTCGAGAATAATTGAAGAGCTCACCAAATCCTCTCCTtaaaaagcaatgataaaattGTCATAAACAGTCACTTCAGGACTCTAGAAATTGACCAAAAGGCATATATCACGTTGAGAAGCATTAATTCAAGAAAAACTACCAAACCTCAGTAAGAACAATCAGATTTCATGTCATTTTACCCAGTGGCTTCTCCCATTATCCCCACTCAGCTCCGTGGTGCAGTCCTGCTTGGATGGGGAAGTTGGTGAGGACCAGGAGCTTTGTCCTTAGAGGGGGCTGATTTGATTTGGAGCAGAGCTTGGAAAATGCCCACGGACATTGTTAAAAACAATAGCAATCTAGTGGCAAACAATCAAGGAAAGCCAACATTACTGCTAGCCTGAAGTTATGATATAGTGGGGACAAGCAACAGAGTGGCAAGCCAGCCAGACATTGAACAGATCTGGGAACATGATAGCCATAGTGGGCCTTGATTAGCTTTCGCACATCCCTGGTAGGTCCGGAAGGCTGCAATCTTGCACGAGCCCGTACACATGCTCAGTGGAGATCAGAAAGGGTCCCAGATATCTGGTCATCCCTGGCTGAATGTGAGGCCCCAAGcaggcagaaaggaaaaggacGGTAAACTTGTGAATTGCCTGAATTTTCAGCGTGTTCCCCAAGCCAAAGAGAGCTCCATTGGCATAGAGTAGAAGCGTTGTCCGCTCAAGATGCTTAATTAAGTGTAACCTGAATAagtaaaatgtggcatatccacacaatggaatactactcatccaaaacaaaacaaaaaaaggaacaaactactggcATTTGCTACAATAAAACCCCAAAAACATTATGTTAGAAAAAGAAGTCAGGTACAAGAAACTACACACTGTACGATTCCATGTATACGAGATGATCAAAcaaggcaaatctatagaaaaagTGGGTGAGAGGTTGCTTGGAACGAGGAGTGGGATTGACAGTAAATGTGAATGAGGGGtctgtgatggaaatgttctaaaccGGGTTGTGGCGATGCTTGCACAACTGTACACATTTACTAGAAAATCACTGAActtaaaatgtgtgaattttatgACATGTAAATTGTGCCTCAACAAAGTTGTTAAAATGAGAAGCAAAGCTAATATTTCAAGATGTTGTAACTCTGTTTACAAAGTCTTaccttgccaggggctggagaagaggaaaatgggGATTGACTGCTTAATGGGATTGGAGCTGCCTTTTGTGGGGATGAATATGTTCTGGAACTAGTTGGAGGTGGTGGCTGCGCAGCACTGGGAATGTGCTACGTGTCACCGAATTGTACACTTTCAAATGGTTGCAGAGGtaatttttttgagtgttttagcagaataaaaaatatggtaTCACAGGTTATAAAGGAAACTTCAATAAAGCTTACTATGCACCTTTTCccagaggattttttaaaaactttttattttgaggggtgccagggtggcacagtctgttgagtgtctgactcttggttttgactcaggtcatgctctcagggtcgtgagatccagcccgaGTCGGGCTCCTAAGCGAGGAATCTGCTTAggacactctctccctctccctccgcctctcccccactctctgcctctgtttctctagaataagtaaataaatttaaaaaaaacccacaactttttatttttacataactaTAGGCACATAAGAAATTGCAAAATTAGGAGAGGTCCTATGTACCTGTCACCCAGTTTCCCTTAACGGTAGCATCTTACCATATAGTACCAACAGTACATTGTCCAAACCAGAAAACTGGCAATGGTACAATACAATTAATTAAACTATAGACCTTACTCAAATTTTTATGGCGAATTGTTTCAAAAGCCATAAAATACCCAGTGTTGAGATTTAACTGTTTTATTGTCTCATCCCatggaagaaaatactttgattaaagaaaaaaaaaggtcctgaacctttcttttctaaaacctgaaaaacaactcaaaatttgtctttttctttttcttttttccagaaaggggagggagaggtggaagaagagggagagaatcttaagcagggcgTGAGGCCAGCATGAGGCTTGAtcacaagaccctgagatcatgagcttagttgaaatcaagagtcaaccgactgagccacccaggagccctgtcaTTCAATGAATCAAGGCTGTGGCAGTGCAGGTGAAGACGGCGGTAACAAGAGGGTAGAGACAGAAACAACCGGATGGAAAATGGTTTTGGAAATCCtaggagaaggagaaattcagGAGAGCATGTGGGTTTCTGGCTTTAGCAACTCGGTGACTGGCGGGACGTTTATCTAGATGGAGGAGTCCTGGGAAGGGATCAGTTTAAAGGGAAAATCAGGAGTCCAGCCTCAGGCTTGTTCAGCAGGAGGGGTCCCTGAGACATCTAAGGGGAAGTCCACTGGGTTGTTGGGTATGAGGTCTGGAGAATAGAAGAAGAGAGGTCTGAGCCGAAGTCACACAATTGGAGAGGGGGCATCACACTGACACTAACTGGTATTTAAGTTCCCTCTCAACTCTGCTCGTGTATCCCATACACACTTATTAAATGATCCTAAGTCTCAGGGATGCagataaaaaagacagacaggtTCGTGCTTGTCCTCGTGGGTCTTACATTCAGTGTAGACCGCTGGTGTATCGCAGACTGGACAGGGTGGTGGCTGTGCCCAGGCAGGCTACAGGAGGGAGGTCACAATGTGTACTTTGTGATGAGATCTATGGTATAACTGGCGGCATGGAGGACCACCCTGAGAGCTAGGCCTTCCTCCTGCGGGGAGGATACGGGACCCACCATATGTTATCTCTCTGCCCTTGCACCTTCCATCCCAGGGCCAGCCACAGTCCTCTTTGGAGGTGAGCAAATAGGTAGGGAGGCAGGAGatgaggggctgggaggaggtgtGGTGTAGAGGGTCGGGGAGCCATGGGGGCCGATGGGACAGAGAGATGCTGGGGCCTCAGTTCGTCCTCCTTCCCAGTCCCAGGTAGAGAAGTCAGTGTGCTGCCTGCCACGGGACCCATCATCCGGGCTGAACATGAAGCACTTGTGGCAGATTTTTGTCCTGTGGGTCTTCTGGGTGCTCCTCTTGTGGCTGATGGCCCCCTGCCTGGAAACCAGACCTGAATCGGCCCCCCAGGAGAAAATGATGGTCTTGGTACCACGGCATGGCAGTCGCCCTTGGCTCAAATTCAGGAAAAGTGGCTGCCCATCTGAGACGCTAAACTCCTCCCTCTGGCACCACAGGGTTGGGGACTGGAACGGGTTTGCTGCACGCTACGGGAAGACCATGGAGTACCTGAAGGGGGCGACAGAGTCCATGACCCCTGATACTGTGCCCTGGTGGTTGGTCAGTGGTCAACCCCAAGCCCAGTCCCACCCCTTGTCCTTCCAAGGCCAAGCTCATGTCCCACTTTCCCACCCAAGCCCCTGCCCTCGGCCCTGGCTTAGCGCATCTCTCATCTTCCTGGCCTCAACCCCTGACCGCCAGCATGGGGTCACTACCAGGTGACACCCAGTTCCCTGACCCTGATCTCCCTTCTGCTGTTTTCAGGGCATGAACTCAACAAGTGGGCTTGGCAAAATGTGGGAAAATCTGTTCAAGGTGATTCCCAGGCCCTCAGTGAGCCATTTCCATCTCTACTGTGGGACTTGTGCTTTGGTGGGGAACTCCAAGACCCTGTGGGGGTCTGGCCTCAGCCACAACATCAACCAGTGCACCGCAGCCTTTGGGTGGGtactggggagagggcagggtgtGGGAAGGTCAGGGCTGCCCTCAGAGGGCTGGCAgttcctgctttcctttccagAATGAACCAGGGCCA comes from the Ailuropoda melanoleuca isolate Jingjing chromosome 13, ASM200744v2, whole genome shotgun sequence genome and includes:
- the C13H20orf173 gene encoding uncharacterized protein C20orf173 homolog; its protein translation is MKHLWQIFVLWVFWVLLLWLMAPCLETRPESAPQEKMMVLVPRHGSRPWLKFRKSGCPSETLNSSLWHHRVGDWNGFAARYGKTMEYLKGATESMTPDTVPWWLGMNSTSGLGKMWENLFKVIPRPSVSHFHLYCGTCALVGNSKTLWGSGLSHNINQCTAAFGMNQGHAQGFETAANQTTGHFVYPGNASNWGSWRQLVLLVLKLSGLVWTSDALSEEILEGGPVP